CTCCTTTGTGAAAAATTCCGCATGGAATAATTCTATCGAAGTAACTCAAATCCGTATTGACGTTGAAAGCAAATCCGTGCATCGTAATCCACTTGCTTACTTTCACGCCGATTGCGGCGATTTTATTTTCGCCAACCCAAACGCCGGTAAAATCATTGTTGCGTGTTCCTTCAATTCCAAAATCGTTGAGCGTGAGAATGAGAACTTCTTCCAAATCGCGCAAGTAACGATGAATGTCGCAGTAGTAGTTGTCCAAATTCAAAATCGGATAACCGACAAGTTGCCCGGGACCGTGATACGTAATGTCGCCGCCTCTATCAATATGAAAAACATCTACACCGTTTATTTTCAATTCCTCTTCACTTGCAAGAAGATGATTATCATCGCCGCTTTTGCC
This genomic window from Ignavibacteria bacterium contains:
- the lipB gene encoding lipoyl(octanoyl) transferase LipB, which encodes MNRIQILNLHHTDYKHTWDLQKNFFSLVEEKAIGDVLILNEHEHVYTIGKSGDDNHLLASEEELKINGVDVFHIDRGGDITYHGPGQLVGYPILNLDNYYCDIHRYLRDLEEVLILTLNDFGIEGTRNNDFTGVWVGENKIAAIGVKVSKWITMHGFAFNVNTDLSYFDRIIPCGIFHKGVTSLEKLLGKKIAMNEVEESVIRNFEKVFSVKAES